In Kitasatospora gansuensis, a genomic segment contains:
- a CDS encoding SigE family RNA polymerase sigma factor has protein sequence MSQESEDAAYAAFVEAAWHRHLRTATLITGDRHRAEELLQDCLVKLYVRWGRMSADEPHAYLRRMLVNGHVSWWRRLRRELLTEDLPEIGQHHADPLGDRFDDSEALRRALRTLPERQRAVVVLRHVEDLSERETAAALGCSLGTVKSQNARAMVRLRAALRENEEVAR, from the coding sequence GTGAGTCAAGAATCCGAGGACGCCGCGTACGCGGCATTCGTCGAGGCTGCCTGGCACCGGCACCTGCGCACGGCGACACTGATCACCGGCGACCGCCACCGGGCGGAGGAGCTGCTCCAGGACTGCCTGGTCAAGCTCTATGTGCGCTGGGGGCGGATGTCGGCCGACGAGCCGCACGCGTACCTGCGGCGGATGCTGGTGAACGGTCACGTCAGCTGGTGGCGTCGGCTGCGTCGGGAGCTGCTCACCGAGGACCTGCCGGAGATCGGGCAGCACCACGCGGACCCGCTCGGGGACCGGTTCGACGACAGTGAGGCGCTCCGGCGGGCGCTGCGCACCCTGCCCGAGCGGCAGCGGGCCGTGGTCGTCCTGCGCCATGTCGAGGACCTGTCGGAGAGGGAGACCGCCGCCGCCCTGGGCTGCTCGCTCGGCACGGTGAAGAGCCAGAACGCCCGGGCCATGGTCCGCCTGCGCGCCGCGCTGCGAGAGAACGAAGAGGTCGCACGATGA
- a CDS encoding penicillin-binding transpeptidase domain-containing protein: MHKGVKAGIAVVTAVMFTGGGVAAYNLWNGVTGGNVASTARPSGPAAEAPSAERLAAEAPTAELATEGAKAFLAAWAKGDYQEAGRYTDRPADAVAALTAFRDTLHPTALALTPADVKPGAVPTNSASGTQSVPVTFHAEVGVPGAAGPWAYDGVAPMVRTAGGRAVVHWDPVVVHPMLKPGRTLAVRPVASSAAQILDRKGRPLAEFPSVAAVAGQIKFGAGEPKSQAGQGVVVTDKGNPAVAEALFTITEPTGGERRLTLDADLQRAAETAVRARSGPSSIVAIEPSTGHILAFANNPTHGQNRAFGATIAPGSTLKVVTAAALLESGLTLDAPLSCPVGADVGGRTVQNDFSEPHPEYTFKDDFAKSCNTAFLAAGKARLQAGTLSATAKDVFGLGAVWDTGLSSFDTKIPVETNQEQILMAYIGQGRVQTNALAMASVSATVQSGVFRQPILVPGLAQPKAGRVLSGAVLGDLRTMMRRTAQSGTAAQALAGIAGAAGKTGTAEVGGQTLPNSWFTGYRGDLAVAAEVEAGGHGAAAATPAAAGLLAIGNVK, translated from the coding sequence GTGCACAAGGGAGTCAAGGCAGGCATAGCCGTGGTCACGGCGGTGATGTTCACCGGGGGTGGCGTCGCCGCGTACAACCTGTGGAACGGGGTGACCGGCGGCAACGTGGCATCGACCGCGCGGCCGTCCGGGCCGGCGGCGGAAGCGCCGTCGGCCGAACGGCTCGCGGCGGAGGCGCCGACGGCCGAGCTGGCGACGGAGGGAGCGAAGGCCTTCCTGGCCGCCTGGGCCAAGGGCGACTACCAGGAGGCGGGGCGGTACACCGACCGGCCGGCGGACGCGGTCGCGGCGCTGACGGCGTTCCGGGACACGCTGCACCCGACCGCGCTCGCCCTGACCCCGGCCGACGTCAAGCCCGGTGCCGTACCGACCAACTCCGCGTCGGGGACGCAGTCCGTCCCGGTCACCTTCCACGCCGAGGTGGGTGTACCGGGGGCGGCCGGGCCGTGGGCCTACGACGGGGTGGCGCCGATGGTGCGGACGGCCGGGGGCCGGGCGGTGGTGCACTGGGACCCGGTGGTGGTCCACCCGATGCTCAAGCCGGGCCGGACGCTGGCCGTGCGGCCGGTCGCCTCCTCGGCCGCGCAGATCCTGGACCGCAAGGGCCGCCCGCTGGCCGAGTTCCCCTCGGTGGCAGCGGTGGCGGGACAGATCAAGTTCGGCGCCGGGGAGCCCAAGTCGCAGGCCGGACAGGGTGTGGTGGTGACGGACAAGGGCAACCCCGCCGTGGCCGAGGCCCTGTTCACCATCACCGAGCCCACCGGCGGGGAGCGCAGGCTCACCCTGGACGCGGACCTTCAGCGGGCGGCCGAAACCGCCGTCAGGGCACGGTCCGGACCGTCCTCGATCGTGGCGATCGAGCCCAGCACCGGCCACATCCTGGCCTTCGCCAACAACCCGACGCACGGTCAGAACCGGGCGTTCGGCGCCACGATCGCGCCCGGCTCCACCCTGAAGGTGGTCACCGCCGCCGCGCTGCTGGAGTCGGGGCTGACCCTGGACGCCCCACTGTCCTGCCCGGTCGGCGCCGACGTGGGCGGCCGGACGGTGCAGAACGACTTCTCCGAGCCCCATCCCGAGTACACCTTCAAGGACGACTTCGCGAAGTCCTGCAACACCGCCTTCCTCGCGGCGGGCAAGGCCAGACTGCAGGCCGGCACGCTGTCCGCCACGGCCAAGGACGTGTTCGGCCTCGGCGCGGTCTGGGACACCGGTCTCTCCAGCTTCGACACCAAGATCCCGGTCGAGACCAACCAGGAGCAGATCCTGATGGCGTACATCGGGCAGGGCCGGGTCCAGACCAACGCGCTGGCGATGGCCTCGGTCTCGGCGACCGTGCAGAGCGGAGTCTTCCGCCAGCCGATCCTGGTCCCGGGCCTGGCCCAGCCGAAGGCCGGTCGGGTCCTGAGCGGCGCGGTGCTGGGGGACCTGCGGACGATGATGCGGCGCACCGCCCAGAGCGGGACGGCGGCGCAGGCTCTGGCCGGCATCGCGGGCGCCGCCGGCAAGACCGGCACCGCCGAGGTCGGCGGTCAGACCCTTCCCAACAGCTGGTTCACCGGCTACCGGGGCGACCTCGCGGTGGCCGCCGAGGTGGAGGCCGGCGGCCACGGTGCGGCGGCCGCTACACCCGCCGCCGCCGGGCTGCTCGCGATCGGGAACGTCAAGTGA
- a CDS encoding polysaccharide lyase 6 family protein, whose amino-acid sequence MVRRRTFITGTLLGAAAAAVPLAQSAGAAGTVPVGSLTDLQKAIDRAVPGDRIVLADGTYTVPSGGSIRVSGRNGTASAPITISSQSRGGAVLQGERGFVFGDSSNITVSGFAFRQRSTLEIPADCLRIRLTRNDFRLADVSGLDWVVVRGDDAKIDRNRFHDRTTEGIFLVVDGPGSTVMAQRTQILRNHFADHSYSGANGGEPLRLGVSSRALSVADATVEYNLFERCDGDPEAISVKSSGNTVRYNTVRDSRGAIVLRHGNGTTVEGNHLLGGTDGLRLYGNDHLVVNNYLAGLSGRALVIGSGTTRDHHDGESTEERRGNDACDRAVIAFNTLVGNAGAISGETRTYEPRDVVVSDNILVAGSGTLVALGATSGFSWRSNILWGAAANGTIPSGGYRRVDPLLRQESDGVYRLSAGSPAINAATLTDPAVTQDLDGHPRGSSRDIGADEYTTLTPVRRPLTPADVGPDAP is encoded by the coding sequence ATGGTGCGACGACGCACGTTCATCACCGGCACGCTGCTCGGCGCGGCGGCAGCCGCCGTACCGCTCGCCCAGTCGGCCGGCGCGGCGGGCACGGTGCCGGTCGGTTCCCTGACCGACCTTCAGAAGGCCATCGACCGGGCGGTCCCCGGCGACCGCATCGTGCTGGCCGACGGCACGTACACCGTCCCGTCGGGGGGCTCGATCCGGGTCTCCGGCCGGAACGGCACCGCCTCCGCGCCGATCACCATCAGCTCGCAGTCGCGCGGCGGTGCGGTGCTGCAGGGCGAGCGCGGCTTCGTCTTCGGCGACTCGAGCAACATCACCGTCAGCGGGTTCGCCTTCCGGCAGCGCAGCACCCTGGAGATCCCGGCGGACTGCCTGCGGATCCGGCTGACCCGCAACGACTTCCGGCTCGCCGACGTCAGCGGGCTCGACTGGGTGGTCGTCCGGGGCGACGACGCCAAGATCGACCGCAACCGCTTCCACGACCGGACCACCGAGGGCATCTTCCTGGTCGTCGACGGCCCCGGCTCGACCGTCATGGCGCAGCGCACCCAGATCCTCCGGAACCACTTCGCCGACCACAGCTACTCGGGCGCCAACGGCGGCGAGCCGCTCCGGCTCGGTGTCAGCAGCCGGGCGCTGTCCGTCGCCGACGCGACGGTGGAGTACAACCTGTTCGAGCGGTGCGACGGGGACCCGGAGGCCATCTCGGTGAAGTCCTCGGGCAACACCGTCCGGTACAACACCGTGCGCGACAGCCGTGGCGCCATCGTGCTGCGGCACGGCAACGGCACCACGGTGGAGGGCAACCACCTGCTCGGCGGCACCGACGGTCTGCGGCTGTACGGCAACGACCACCTGGTGGTCAACAACTACCTGGCCGGCCTGTCGGGCCGCGCCCTGGTGATCGGCAGCGGCACCACCCGGGACCACCACGACGGCGAGAGCACCGAGGAGCGGCGCGGCAACGACGCGTGCGACCGCGCCGTGATCGCGTTCAACACCCTGGTCGGCAACGCGGGCGCGATCTCGGGCGAGACCCGGACGTACGAGCCCCGGGATGTGGTCGTCTCGGACAACATCCTGGTCGCAGGATCCGGCACCCTGGTCGCGCTGGGGGCGACCTCCGGCTTCAGCTGGCGGAGCAACATCCTGTGGGGTGCGGCGGCCAACGGCACCATCCCGTCCGGCGGTTACCGCCGGGTGGACCCGCTGCTGCGACAGGAGTCCGACGGGGTGTACCGGCTGTCGGCGGGCAGCCCCGCGATCAACGCGGCGACCCTGACCGACCCGGCCGTGACCCAGGACCTCGACGGGCACCCGCGCGGCAGCAGCCGTGACATCGGCGCCGACGAGTACACCACCCTGACGCCGGTCCGGCGTCCGCTCACCCCGGCCGATGTGGGCCCCGACGCCCCCTGA
- a CDS encoding serine/threonine-protein kinase: protein MTAEPFGAPSPTAFQALSPDDPREVGGYRLCARLGAGGMGRVYLAYTPGGRPVALKVVRPELAEDPEFRRRFAQEVASARRIHGLYTAQVVDAGTDAATPWLATTYVPGPSLHQVIDRHGPLPERTALLLLAGIAEALQAIHLAGVVHRDLKPGNVLIAADGPRVIDFGIARAADAGSLTATGLRAGSPGFMAPEQALGLPAAPATDVFALGALLSWVASGTPPFGAGPGPAALYRAVHEEPDLTGLPADLHQVVRSCLAKDPGHRPTTAQLIEWVRSHPATGGELRFADGWLPRQVSTTILGHTELPTTPATPAPPTRRLPPDYGPPPRRRPVRTALLVTAALLVGAGGALVLLDLDEPLAPVSAVRSESPSATPTPPPSPVARPGYATVHSDLELTSPDSSYEFDLGAGKVAPQDASTWYLGRHAGEFYLPDGSAAYLAPADRLTLDDCVKGIETRPVSTLPLSSGAGFCVRSPGGTDLAIVRTLQAAPDDSGPVRIVLTSYRRTA, encoded by the coding sequence ATGACCGCAGAGCCCTTCGGCGCCCCGTCACCCACGGCATTCCAGGCGCTGTCCCCGGACGACCCCCGCGAGGTCGGCGGCTACCGCCTCTGCGCCCGGCTCGGTGCGGGCGGCATGGGCCGGGTCTACCTCGCCTACACGCCGGGCGGGCGGCCCGTCGCCCTCAAGGTGGTCCGGCCCGAGCTGGCCGAGGACCCGGAGTTCCGGAGGCGGTTCGCCCAGGAGGTCGCCAGCGCCCGGCGGATCCACGGCCTCTACACCGCGCAGGTGGTCGACGCCGGCACCGACGCCGCCACCCCCTGGCTGGCCACCACCTACGTCCCCGGGCCCTCGCTCCACCAGGTGATCGACCGTCACGGTCCGCTCCCCGAACGGACCGCCCTGCTGCTGCTCGCCGGGATCGCCGAGGCCCTGCAGGCCATTCACCTGGCCGGCGTGGTGCACCGCGACCTCAAGCCCGGCAACGTCCTGATCGCCGCCGACGGCCCCCGGGTGATCGACTTCGGCATCGCCCGCGCCGCCGACGCCGGTTCGCTCACCGCCACCGGCCTGCGGGCCGGCTCCCCCGGCTTCATGGCCCCGGAGCAGGCCCTCGGGCTCCCGGCCGCCCCCGCCACCGACGTCTTCGCCCTGGGCGCACTGCTCTCCTGGGTCGCCTCCGGCACCCCGCCGTTCGGAGCCGGGCCCGGACCGGCCGCGCTCTACCGGGCGGTCCACGAGGAGCCCGACCTCACCGGCCTCCCCGCCGACCTGCACCAGGTGGTCCGCAGCTGCCTGGCCAAGGACCCCGGGCACCGCCCGACCACCGCCCAGCTGATCGAGTGGGTCCGCAGCCACCCGGCCACCGGCGGCGAGCTCCGTTTCGCCGACGGCTGGCTGCCCCGGCAGGTCAGCACCACGATCCTCGGCCACACCGAGCTCCCGACCACACCGGCCACCCCCGCTCCACCCACCCGCCGCCTCCCGCCGGACTACGGCCCACCGCCCCGGCGCCGACCGGTCCGTACCGCGCTCCTGGTGACCGCCGCGCTGCTGGTGGGCGCGGGCGGCGCGTTGGTCCTGCTCGACCTCGACGAACCCCTCGCTCCGGTCTCCGCCGTCCGGTCCGAGTCCCCGTCGGCCACGCCCACTCCCCCGCCCTCCCCGGTCGCCCGGCCCGGCTACGCGACGGTCCACAGCGACCTCGAACTCACCTCGCCCGACTCCTCCTACGAGTTCGACCTCGGCGCCGGGAAGGTCGCCCCGCAGGACGCCTCGACCTGGTACCTGGGCCGGCACGCGGGCGAGTTCTACCTGCCTGACGGCAGCGCCGCCTACCTCGCACCGGCCGACCGGCTCACCCTCGACGACTGCGTCAAGGGCATCGAGACCCGGCCCGTCTCCACCCTGCCCCTCAGCTCCGGTGCCGGCTTCTGTGTCCGCAGCCCGGGCGGCACGGACCTCGCCATCGTGCGCACCCTCCAAGCTGCCCCGGACGACAGCGGCCCCGTCAGAATCGTCCTCACCTCCTACCGCCGGACGGCCTGA
- a CDS encoding TetR/AcrR family transcriptional regulator, translating into MEAAARVIARRGVRGLRVEELAAEAGVSTALIYYHFKDRAGILRSTLEFINDRAERYTTARAADAPPLDARGELEQTLLLEFQDIPEVRENSTAWGELRASAVFDPDLREDVARATLVWVQEVAELLGRARPMNGAAALAASAERLTALVEGLSVRWLSGSLPVEHARELMAGAIDGELERLRG; encoded by the coding sequence ATGGAAGCGGCCGCGCGGGTGATCGCCCGGCGCGGTGTCCGAGGGCTGCGCGTGGAAGAGCTGGCCGCCGAGGCCGGCGTGTCCACGGCGCTGATCTACTACCACTTCAAGGACCGCGCGGGGATCCTCCGGTCGACCCTGGAGTTCATCAACGACCGGGCCGAGCGCTACACCACGGCCCGCGCCGCGGACGCGCCGCCGCTGGACGCCCGGGGCGAGCTGGAGCAGACCCTGCTGCTGGAGTTCCAGGACATCCCCGAGGTGCGGGAGAACAGCACCGCCTGGGGCGAACTGCGGGCGAGCGCGGTCTTCGATCCCGACCTCCGGGAGGACGTGGCCCGGGCCACCCTGGTCTGGGTGCAGGAGGTGGCCGAACTGCTCGGCCGGGCCCGCCCGATGAACGGCGCCGCCGCCCTGGCCGCCTCCGCCGAGCGGCTGACCGCGCTGGTGGAGGGACTGAGCGTCCGCTGGCTCAGCGGCAGTCTGCCGGTGGAGCACGCGCGCGAGCTGATGGCCGGCGCGATCGACGGTGAGCTGGAGCGGTTGCGCGGGTAG
- a CDS encoding agmatine deiminase family protein, whose translation MSDPRVEPDDVPHARTWMSWPSRKLIWGRQLAGVQEDIALIARTIARFEPVTVCAPDSYSVSEARSRCGPAVTVTEAVPTDDLWMRDTAPVFRRDGQGQRDAVGLNFNGWGRKQTHHDDAEVARGIAELLRLPFGYADFVGEGGSIETDGDGTVLATESSLVNKNRNRGMSRDQIEEAVLDVYGAQKMIWVPGVKGRDITDNHIDVTSRFVSPGTVLVQLPPADRRDVWARDAREQFDILSRATDARGRRLRVIRVDGPDSVRSRDSKFVDSYLNFHVVNGAVIAAQFGDRVKDEAARRTLAAAFPGREVVQLDVDRLMAGGGGIHCATMQEPLP comes from the coding sequence ATGAGCGACCCCCGCGTGGAGCCCGACGACGTTCCACACGCCCGTACCTGGATGTCGTGGCCGTCCCGCAAGTTGATCTGGGGCCGCCAACTGGCGGGCGTGCAGGAGGACATCGCGCTGATCGCGCGGACGATCGCCCGCTTCGAGCCGGTGACCGTGTGCGCCCCGGACAGCTACAGCGTCAGCGAGGCCCGGTCCCGCTGCGGCCCCGCCGTCACCGTGACCGAGGCCGTCCCCACCGACGACCTGTGGATGCGGGACACCGCCCCGGTGTTTCGGCGGGACGGCCAGGGACAGCGGGACGCCGTCGGGCTCAACTTCAACGGCTGGGGCCGCAAGCAGACCCACCACGACGACGCGGAGGTGGCCCGGGGTATCGCCGAACTGCTCCGACTCCCGTTCGGCTACGCCGACTTCGTTGGCGAGGGCGGATCGATCGAGACGGACGGCGACGGCACCGTGCTGGCCACCGAGAGCAGCCTGGTCAACAAGAACCGCAACCGGGGCATGAGCCGGGACCAGATCGAGGAGGCCGTCCTCGACGTGTACGGCGCGCAGAAGATGATCTGGGTCCCCGGGGTCAAGGGCCGGGACATCACCGACAACCACATCGACGTCACCTCACGGTTCGTCAGCCCCGGCACGGTGCTGGTCCAACTGCCCCCGGCGGACCGACGCGACGTCTGGGCCCGGGACGCCCGGGAGCAGTTCGACATCCTCTCCCGGGCCACCGACGCCAGGGGCCGGCGGCTCCGGGTGATCCGGGTGGACGGCCCCGACTCCGTCCGCTCGCGGGACTCGAAGTTCGTCGACTCGTACCTCAACTTCCACGTCGTCAACGGGGCGGTGATCGCCGCCCAGTTCGGCGACCGGGTCAAGGACGAGGCCGCCCGGCGCACCCTCGCGGCGGCCTTCCCGGGCCGCGAGGTCGTCCAGCTCGACGTCGACCGCCTGATGGCCGGGGGCGGCGGCATCCACTGCGCCACGATGCAGGAACCGCTGCCGTAG
- a CDS encoding agmatine deiminase family protein — protein MPFSASRRTVLRAAAGAGLLTLGAAACAPLNDGDEQPGLAEPSAPSAGQGATPGRRFGAEWESHARTFMSWPASTGIWGDQLPDVRADIARLARAVAGYEAVQMFARPGQLEAAQNACGNAVEVVPLPVDDLWARDTLPVFVEDSGTLKGVDFNFNGWGEKQQEHGNDTALAAAVLGKYGIERVRTPLVAEGGSFETDGQGTLLVTESSVVNQRRNPGKSRDEIEAELKRALGVTKVIWFAGVRDQDITDAHVDCLVRFAAPGVVLLDQPFPGAPADVWSRSAAQAREVLKGATDTHGRQLKVIDLPQPDPDRITGRGDAFVSSYINFYVANKALFLPKFGDAKADDRAQQILRDHFPGRDIVPVAIDAIASGGGGIHCSTHDQPGTPKE, from the coding sequence ATGCCCTTTTCCGCCTCCCGCCGGACGGTGCTGCGCGCTGCGGCCGGCGCCGGGCTGCTCACCCTGGGGGCCGCCGCCTGCGCCCCGCTGAACGACGGCGACGAGCAGCCGGGCCTCGCCGAACCGTCCGCACCGAGTGCAGGCCAGGGGGCGACGCCCGGCCGCAGGTTCGGTGCGGAGTGGGAGAGCCACGCCAGGACCTTCATGTCCTGGCCCGCCTCCACCGGCATCTGGGGTGACCAACTGCCGGACGTCCGGGCGGACATCGCGCGGCTGGCCCGGGCCGTCGCGGGGTACGAGGCAGTGCAGATGTTCGCCCGCCCCGGGCAGCTGGAGGCGGCGCAGAACGCGTGCGGCAACGCCGTCGAGGTCGTCCCGCTGCCGGTCGACGACCTGTGGGCCCGGGACACCCTGCCGGTCTTCGTCGAGGACTCGGGCACGCTCAAGGGCGTCGACTTCAACTTCAACGGCTGGGGCGAGAAGCAGCAGGAGCACGGCAACGACACGGCGCTGGCCGCCGCCGTGCTCGGGAAGTACGGCATCGAGCGGGTCCGGACGCCGCTGGTCGCCGAGGGCGGCTCGTTCGAGACCGACGGCCAGGGGACGCTGCTGGTCACCGAGAGTTCGGTGGTCAACCAGCGCCGCAACCCGGGGAAGAGCCGGGACGAGATCGAGGCGGAGCTCAAGCGGGCCCTCGGGGTGACCAAGGTGATCTGGTTCGCCGGCGTACGCGACCAGGACATCACCGACGCGCACGTGGACTGCCTGGTGCGGTTCGCGGCGCCGGGGGTCGTACTGCTCGACCAGCCGTTCCCGGGTGCGCCCGCCGACGTCTGGTCGCGCTCGGCCGCGCAGGCGCGCGAGGTGCTGAAGGGCGCCACCGACACGCACGGCAGGCAGCTCAAGGTGATCGACCTGCCGCAGCCCGACCCGGACCGGATCACCGGGCGCGGCGACGCGTTCGTCTCCTCGTACATCAACTTCTACGTCGCCAACAAGGCGCTGTTCCTGCCGAAGTTCGGGGACGCCAAGGCCGACGACCGGGCCCAGCAGATCCTGCGGGACCACTTCCCCGGCCGGGACATCGTGCCGGTGGCCATCGACGCCATCGCCTCCGGTGGCGGTGGGATCCACTGCTCCACCCACGACCAGCCCGGCACACCGAAGGAGTAG
- the ureA gene encoding urease subunit gamma — MRLTPTERDRLLIFTAAELARARRARGVKLNIPEAHALIADTVCEAARDGRRLAEAIEAGRSVLCAEDVLPGVAGVVTTLQVEAVFEDGTRLCVIDDPFRAQGSLGDEAPGAALPGDGAGYRPAGPELRLRVRNTSAVPVSVTSHFHFFEVNPRLAFDRSAAYGHRLAAPAGSSVRFDPGAVVEVGLVPIGGARVAIGFAGLVDGPLDAPGAKESALAKARATGYLTDFQEQS, encoded by the coding sequence GTGCGACTGACACCGACCGAGCGGGACCGGCTGCTGATCTTCACGGCGGCCGAACTGGCCCGGGCCCGCCGGGCCCGGGGCGTGAAACTGAACATCCCCGAGGCGCACGCGCTGATCGCGGACACCGTGTGCGAGGCGGCCCGGGACGGCCGGCGGCTGGCCGAGGCGATCGAGGCCGGGCGCTCGGTGCTCTGTGCCGAGGACGTACTGCCCGGGGTCGCCGGCGTGGTGACGACCCTTCAGGTGGAGGCGGTCTTCGAGGACGGGACGCGGCTCTGCGTCATCGACGACCCGTTCCGGGCCCAGGGCTCGCTGGGGGACGAGGCGCCCGGCGCGGCCCTCCCCGGGGACGGCGCGGGCTACCGGCCGGCCGGGCCGGAGCTGCGGCTGCGCGTGCGCAACACCTCGGCGGTGCCGGTCTCGGTCACCTCGCACTTCCACTTCTTCGAGGTCAACCCCCGGCTGGCCTTCGACCGTTCCGCCGCGTACGGGCACCGGCTCGCCGCTCCGGCGGGTTCCTCGGTGCGGTTCGACCCCGGTGCCGTGGTGGAGGTCGGCCTGGTGCCGATCGGCGGGGCGCGGGTGGCGATCGGCTTCGCGGGCCTGGTGGACGGCCCGCTGGACGCACCCGGGGCGAAGGAATCCGCGCTGGCAAAGGCCCGCGCGACCGGCTATCTGACGGATTTTCAGGAGCAGTCATGA
- a CDS encoding urease subunit alpha, which produces MSGSVFDSAGCHGRPGGVAGGGIDPADYIAVHGPRTGDRIRLGDSGLIIRVESDSQEPGDEFLAGFGKTARDGMLLKAAAVRDTCDVVISNVLVIDAVLGIRKTSIGLIDGRIASIGRAGNPDTLHGVDVVVGTGTAIVSGEGLIATAGAIDTHVHLLSPRIMEASLASGVTTIIGQEFGPAWGVGVNSPWALRHAFNSFDAWPVNIGFLGRGSSSDPAPLIEALAEGGASGFKVHEDMGAHTRALDTALRVAEEYDVQVALHTDGLNECLSVEDTLRVLEGRTIHAFHIEGCGGGHVPNVLKMAGVENVIGSSTNPTLPFGRDALGEHFGMIVSAHDLKVDLPGDAAMARDRIRAGTMGAEDVLHDLGVIGITSSDAQGMGRAGETVRRTFAMAGKMKHELGPLNGGFGTAESGDDNERVLRYIAKLTINPAIAHGLAHEVGSIEVGKLADIVLWRPDHFGAKPQLILKAGFPAYGVVGDPNASTDRCEPLVLGPQFGAHGATAADISVAFVAQAAVDNGDLMPTRRRRVAVRGTRGIGPRNMVRNARIGQVDVQARSGLVSLDGEPLCSEPADSVSLNRLYFL; this is translated from the coding sequence ATGAGTGGCAGCGTCTTCGACTCCGCAGGCTGTCACGGCCGCCCGGGCGGCGTGGCCGGCGGCGGCATCGACCCGGCGGACTACATCGCGGTGCACGGCCCCCGGACGGGTGACCGGATCAGGCTTGGTGACAGCGGTCTGATCATCCGGGTCGAGTCCGACTCCCAGGAGCCGGGGGACGAGTTCCTGGCGGGGTTCGGCAAGACGGCGCGGGACGGGATGCTGCTGAAAGCGGCCGCCGTCCGGGACACCTGTGACGTGGTGATCAGCAACGTGCTGGTGATCGACGCGGTGCTGGGCATCCGGAAGACCTCGATCGGTCTGATCGACGGCCGGATCGCCTCCATCGGACGGGCCGGCAACCCCGACACCCTGCACGGTGTGGACGTCGTGGTCGGGACGGGGACGGCGATCGTCTCGGGGGAGGGGCTGATCGCCACCGCAGGTGCGATCGACACCCACGTGCACCTGTTGTCGCCCCGGATCATGGAAGCCTCGCTGGCGTCGGGGGTGACGACCATCATCGGCCAGGAGTTCGGCCCGGCGTGGGGGGTGGGGGTGAACTCGCCGTGGGCGTTGCGGCACGCGTTCAACTCCTTCGACGCCTGGCCGGTCAACATCGGGTTCCTGGGCCGGGGTTCGTCCTCCGACCCGGCCCCGCTGATCGAAGCCCTCGCCGAAGGCGGCGCCTCCGGCTTCAAGGTCCACGAGGACATGGGCGCCCACACCCGCGCCCTCGACACCGCCCTGCGCGTCGCCGAGGAGTACGACGTCCAGGTCGCCCTGCACACCGACGGCCTCAACGAATGCCTCTCCGTCGAAGACACCCTGCGCGTGCTCGAAGGCCGCACCATCCACGCCTTCCACATCGAGGGCTGCGGCGGCGGACACGTCCCCAACGTCCTGAAGATGGCCGGCGTCGAGAACGTCATCGGCTCCTCCACCAACCCCACCCTCCCCTTCGGCCGCGACGCCCTCGGCGAACACTTCGGCATGATCGTCTCCGCCCACGACCTCAAGGTCGACCTCCCCGGCGACGCCGCCATGGCCCGCGACCGCATCCGCGCCGGCACCATGGGCGCCGAAGACGTCCTGCACGACCTCGGCGTCATCGGCATCACCTCCTCCGACGCCCAAGGCATGGGCCGCGCCGGCGAAACCGTCCGCCGCACCTTCGCCATGGCCGGCAAAATGAAACACGAACTCGGCCCCCTGAACGGTGGGTTCGGCACCGCCGAGAGCGGCGACGACAACGAACGCGTCCTGCGCTACATCGCCAAACTCACCATCAACCCCGCCATCGCCCACGGCCTCGCCCACGAAGTCGGCTCCATCGAAGTCGGCAAACTCGCCGACATCGTCCTGTGGCGCCCCGACCACTTCGGCGCCAAACCCCAGCTCATCCTCAAAGCCGGCTTCCCCGCCTACGGCGTGGTCGGCGACCCCAACGCCTCCACCGACCGCTGCGAACCCCTCGTCCTCGGCCCCCAGTTCGGCGCCCACGGCGCCACCGCCGCCGACATCTCCGTCGCCTTCGTCGCCCAAGCAGCGGTGGACAACGGGGACTTGATGCCGACCAGGCGACGCCGGGTCGCGGTACGGGGCACCCGGGGCATCGGTCCCCGCAACATGGTCAGGAACGCCCGGATCGGGCAGGTCGACGTACAGGCCCGGAGCGGCCTGGTGTCGCTCGACGGCGAGCCGCTCTGCTCCGAGCCCGCCGACTCCGTCTCGCTCAACCGGCTGTACTTCCTCTGA